A portion of the Streptomyces platensis genome contains these proteins:
- a CDS encoding WD40 repeat domain-containing protein, whose product MIKHTSPISGIDAHGDLVVTAGYDNRVILWNAVTHTAITEARHDHLANQCRFSASGRIVVTSSSDYSARLWSVPDLRLITVLTDQKDDVEMTVISPDETRVATASRDHVARIYDLDGRLIHRLEGHEADVLSVEWVRNGTELVTTSDDGTVRRWDSADGTLLRTIDLGDVETDTVAVLGVDSFALGNDEGELILIDPSGTRRHRVHDAGIKRLAYDAEAGILLSSSYDRTVRLWRLDQGGDPAHLLSSEVPADVWLRSCAKLSATRWVFGTFGSSYAVFDRDGGTWDLTAVEPTPGLNAVASTPTGRFTVGDSGTVRRDGEVVAELGSCCNFVTAVAGTVVSGGQLGALYDATTGALLYRHRSPLNCAAVHTTSDGETLIVGTYTGEALVLRDADGTGLKLVDVQRIQDNAVKGIAVQGEVLFSVCATGAARWHALPDLKLLAANEAAHARIANAADALPDGRFVSVGRDLTLRIWTAAGEEQAVVTTPHRNSIKCVAVDPHTGLIATGGYHGRVAVHDPAAGTWVCDERPTTAGISALAPAGSPGRFLASSYDGRVYCVEAATAVPSARNR is encoded by the coding sequence ATGATCAAGCACACTTCGCCGATCAGTGGAATCGACGCACATGGCGATCTGGTGGTGACCGCCGGCTATGACAACCGGGTAATTCTCTGGAATGCGGTGACTCACACCGCCATCACCGAGGCGCGCCACGACCACCTCGCCAACCAGTGCCGGTTCTCCGCGTCCGGCCGGATCGTGGTGACGTCGAGCAGCGACTATTCCGCCCGCTTATGGTCCGTGCCCGATCTGCGTCTCATCACGGTGCTCACGGACCAGAAGGACGACGTGGAGATGACCGTGATCTCCCCCGACGAAACCCGGGTGGCGACGGCCTCCCGCGATCACGTCGCCCGCATCTACGACCTGGACGGGCGGCTGATCCACCGGCTGGAAGGGCATGAGGCGGACGTGCTGTCCGTCGAATGGGTGCGGAACGGCACCGAGTTGGTGACCACCAGCGACGACGGAACGGTCCGCCGATGGGACAGCGCCGACGGCACCCTGTTGCGCACCATCGACCTCGGGGACGTCGAAACGGACACCGTCGCGGTGCTGGGTGTGGACAGCTTCGCGCTCGGTAACGACGAGGGCGAGCTGATCCTGATCGACCCGTCCGGGACCCGGCGCCACCGGGTGCACGACGCCGGCATCAAACGGCTCGCGTACGACGCCGAGGCCGGCATCCTCCTCAGCTCCAGCTACGACCGCACCGTACGGCTGTGGCGCCTGGACCAGGGCGGGGACCCGGCGCATCTGCTGTCGAGTGAGGTGCCGGCCGACGTCTGGCTGCGCTCCTGCGCCAAACTGAGCGCCACCCGCTGGGTCTTCGGCACCTTCGGGTCGAGTTACGCGGTCTTCGACCGGGACGGCGGGACCTGGGACCTGACCGCCGTCGAGCCCACACCGGGACTGAACGCGGTCGCGAGCACCCCCACGGGACGGTTCACGGTGGGCGACAGTGGCACGGTCCGGCGGGACGGCGAGGTGGTCGCCGAACTCGGCAGCTGCTGCAACTTCGTCACCGCCGTCGCGGGCACCGTCGTGAGCGGCGGCCAGCTCGGCGCCCTCTACGACGCGACCACCGGCGCCCTGCTGTACCGGCACCGCTCCCCGCTCAACTGCGCCGCCGTCCACACCACTTCGGACGGCGAGACGCTGATCGTCGGCACCTACACCGGTGAGGCCCTGGTCCTGCGGGATGCGGACGGCACCGGACTGAAGCTGGTCGATGTGCAGCGCATCCAGGACAACGCCGTCAAGGGGATCGCCGTCCAGGGAGAGGTGCTCTTCAGCGTGTGTGCCACCGGCGCCGCGAGATGGCACGCCCTGCCGGACCTGAAGCTCCTGGCCGCGAACGAAGCGGCACACGCCCGTATAGCCAACGCCGCGGACGCCTTGCCCGACGGCCGCTTCGTCAGCGTGGGCCGCGATCTGACGCTCCGGATCTGGACCGCCGCCGGTGAGGAACAGGCCGTGGTGACGACCCCGCACCGCAACAGCATCAAGTGCGTCGCGGTCGACCCGCACACCGGACTGATCGCGACGGGCGGCTACCACGGACGGGTCGCCGTCCACGACCCCGCGGCCGGCACCTGGGTGTGCGACGAACGGCCCACGACCGCCGGGATCTCGGCACTGGCCCCGGCCGGCTCACCAGGCCGGTTCCTGGCCTCCTCCTACGACGGCCGGGTCTACTGCGTCGAGGCGGCCACCGCCGTGCCGTCCGCCCGGAACCGGTAG
- a CDS encoding FAD binding domain-containing protein, whose product MRAISYTRATDVHSAVEAVTSDPGSSFLAGGTTEVDLLRLDVLRPHRLVDINRLPLTGVEERADGGLLIGALARMSEVAEDPAVVERYPMLSQALLLGASAQLRHMASMGGNLMQRVRCAYYRDPESACNKRVPGSGCSALEGVHRGHAILGTSEHCIATHPSDLAVALVALDAVVHVEGMDGARTIPVDDFFLLPGDTPEREHPLTPGELITAIEVPALSMARRSLYLKVRDRESYEFALASAAAALALEDGVVREVRLALGGVATKPWRARRAEDVLMGERADDAAFTRAATAELAPATTRPMNAFKAELARRTLVRALRTVATTGGGTA is encoded by the coding sequence GTGCGTGCCATCAGCTACACCCGCGCGACGGACGTGCACAGCGCCGTCGAGGCGGTGACGAGTGACCCCGGCAGTTCCTTCCTCGCGGGCGGCACCACGGAAGTCGATCTGCTGCGGCTGGATGTGCTGCGGCCGCACCGCCTGGTGGACATCAACCGGCTGCCGCTGACCGGCGTCGAGGAGCGTGCTGACGGGGGACTGCTCATCGGCGCGCTGGCCCGGATGAGCGAGGTCGCCGAGGACCCGGCGGTCGTGGAGCGCTACCCGATGCTGTCCCAGGCACTGCTGCTCGGGGCCTCCGCCCAGTTGCGGCACATGGCCTCCATGGGCGGGAACCTGATGCAGCGGGTGCGGTGCGCCTATTACCGCGACCCCGAATCGGCCTGCAACAAACGCGTTCCGGGGAGCGGCTGTTCCGCGCTGGAGGGCGTCCACCGCGGTCATGCGATCCTCGGCACCAGCGAGCACTGCATCGCCACCCACCCCTCCGACCTGGCCGTCGCCCTCGTCGCCCTGGACGCCGTGGTGCACGTGGAAGGCATGGACGGCGCCCGCACCATCCCCGTCGACGACTTCTTCCTGCTCCCCGGCGATACGCCCGAGCGCGAACATCCGCTCACGCCCGGCGAACTCATCACCGCGATCGAGGTGCCCGCGCTCTCCATGGCACGCAGATCGCTGTATCTGAAGGTGCGGGACCGCGAGTCCTACGAATTCGCCCTCGCCTCGGCAGCGGCCGCGCTGGCCCTGGAGGACGGAGTGGTCCGCGAGGTCCGGCTCGCCCTCGGCGGGGTGGCCACCAAGCCGTGGCGCGCCCGCCGGGCCGAGGACGTCCTCATGGGCGAGCGCGCCGACGACGCCGCGTTCACCCGGGCCGCGACCGCCGAACTGGCCCCCGCCACCACCCGGCCGATGAACGCGTTCAAAGCGGAACTCGCCCGGCGGACCCTCGTCCGCGCCCTGCGCACCGTTGCGACGACCGGAGGCGGGACGGCATGA
- a CDS encoding WhiB family transcriptional regulator produces MDWRHHAVCREADPELFFPVGNTGPALLQIEEAKAVCRRCPVMGQCLQWALESRQDTGVWGGMSEDERRAMRRRAARHRARLASA; encoded by the coding sequence ATGGACTGGCGTCACCACGCGGTGTGCCGCGAAGCGGACCCGGAACTGTTCTTTCCCGTCGGCAACACCGGTCCCGCGCTGCTCCAGATCGAGGAGGCCAAGGCCGTCTGCCGGCGCTGCCCGGTGATGGGGCAGTGCCTTCAGTGGGCGCTCGAGTCCCGGCAGGACACGGGTGTCTGGGGCGGTATGAGCGAGGACGAGCGGCGCGCCATGCGGCGCCGGGCCGCTCGGCACCGGGCTCGGCTTGCCTCGGCCTAG
- a CDS encoding serine hydrolase domain-containing protein — translation MLDGLSEFCAEALAEHGCPSVSLAVAERGEVVHAAAYGTADLATGRPATPDTVYGLASITKPITATAVCHAADEGLLDLDAPVPLPGADGGPAPTARQLLQHRGGLGAYYDWDYGDNERIPDPDRYAVPYRAPGTGFGYANLGYRLLGRLLEQATGQELGACVRERVFAPLGLTACDLARVYPGPAPSAQRYTPDGRAYPDYGCSHPGATLGWAPAGELALFAQSYDRLLKPETAAAVRHALPVNEHLGYGLGWCLSSGDGPLVQSHGGGGPGVAAMAVAVPERQLSVVVLTNSTNKAARDAILRYVLDELAPDCTPESITPLIADPARPMTLPEGDWTGRISAPERDVPLTLRVLPDRQVTLRLDGVRATAPATATEAWDLRASFPLQLPTTDARISSPELGLALRLADGALTGEAHAYKNGDTEGRLGNFLSHPCTLAPA, via the coding sequence ATGCTGGACGGGCTGAGCGAGTTCTGTGCCGAGGCGCTGGCGGAGCACGGGTGTCCGTCGGTCTCCCTCGCGGTGGCCGAACGCGGCGAGGTGGTGCACGCCGCCGCCTACGGGACGGCCGATCTCGCCACCGGCCGCCCGGCCACGCCGGACACGGTGTATGGGCTGGCGTCCATCACCAAACCGATCACCGCAACCGCCGTCTGCCACGCGGCCGACGAAGGACTCCTGGACCTGGACGCCCCCGTTCCGCTCCCGGGCGCCGACGGCGGGCCGGCTCCCACCGCACGCCAACTGCTCCAGCACCGCGGCGGATTGGGCGCGTACTACGACTGGGACTACGGCGACAACGAGCGGATACCCGACCCGGACCGCTACGCCGTGCCCTACCGCGCGCCGGGCACCGGCTTCGGCTATGCCAACCTCGGCTACCGCCTCCTCGGCCGGCTGCTGGAACAGGCCACCGGCCAGGAACTGGGCGCCTGCGTCCGCGAACGGGTCTTCGCGCCGCTCGGGCTCACCGCCTGCGACCTCGCGCGGGTGTACCCGGGCCCGGCACCGTCGGCGCAGAGGTACACGCCCGACGGCCGTGCCTACCCCGACTACGGTTGCAGCCACCCGGGCGCCACCCTCGGCTGGGCCCCGGCCGGTGAGCTGGCGCTGTTCGCCCAGTCGTACGACCGGCTGCTGAAGCCGGAGACCGCGGCGGCCGTACGGCACGCACTGCCGGTCAACGAGCATCTGGGGTACGGGCTCGGCTGGTGCCTGTCCTCGGGCGACGGGCCGCTGGTGCAGAGCCACGGCGGTGGCGGGCCCGGCGTGGCCGCGATGGCCGTCGCCGTACCCGAGCGGCAGCTCTCCGTCGTGGTGCTCACCAACTCCACCAACAAGGCGGCCCGCGACGCGATCCTCCGGTACGTGCTGGATGAACTGGCCCCGGACTGCACCCCCGAGTCGATCACACCCCTGATCGCCGATCCGGCACGCCCGATGACGCTGCCGGAGGGCGACTGGACGGGCCGGATCAGCGCACCCGAACGGGACGTGCCGCTCACCCTCCGCGTGCTGCCGGACCGTCAGGTCACCCTCCGGCTGGACGGCGTGCGCGCCACCGCCCCGGCGACCGCCACGGAGGCCTGGGACCTGCGCGCCTCCTTCCCGTTGCAGCTACCGACCACCGACGCCCGGATCAGCAGCCCGGAGCTGGGACTGGCCCTCCGGCTCGCCGACGGCGCGCTGACCGGTGAGGCCCACGCCTACAAGAACGGCGACACCGAGGGCCGGCTCGGCAACTTCCTGAGCCACCCCTGCACCCTGGCCCCGGCCTGA
- a CDS encoding xanthine dehydrogenase family protein molybdopterin-binding subunit encodes MTTGATLEAIGRPVDRVDGPAKVTGHGRYSAEITLPNTAYAALVGARTASGRITGIRTEAAERADGVLAVLTHQNLPKIAGRPHLLPSLAGHAAPGESFFPLQDDLVHYFGQPVAVVIADSLERAHFAARQLHVDYDRRPSVTTLDEGRDQAYEPEAIFAGFVPARTVRGDVEAGFKAAAQRLDATFHFAANHHNPIEPSATTAVWDGDRLTLYDATQGIVATQNTVAALLGIPPSKVRVRASFVGGGFGCKAMIWPHVTLAALAAREVGRPVKLALTREQMFTSCGHREEQEQRIELGATDDGRLTALRHHKLSLTSPFDEWAEPSLGMAGQAYACPHYEGVYRLIRSNTMTPTFTRGPGETTGMYAMECVMDELAHRIGVDPVQLRLRNHAEADPHTGHPWSSDGAQECYRRGAARFDWQSRNPEPRSERDGNRLIGKGMATAGYPVLFPMQPQRARARLYADGTAVVQAGTQEFGTGAGTAMTQVAADGLGIALRNVRFEYGDTDLPNVAAAVGSAGAGMISAAVYTAATTLRDQMIEQAIADPDSPLHRADPATVVVREGRMQLRDRPDTGESYRALMERHFMTDLEALGSWSPPPQDLPYGLATFGAQFAEVAVDPDLGTVRVRRMVGAFAPGRVLNAKTAHSQVVGGMLWGLGQALLEGSMVDPRDGRWANASLGEYLVPVNADAPDVAVEFVEVPDTVVNPLGVKGLGEVGMVGAAAAIANAVFHATGYRARELPIRIEHLL; translated from the coding sequence ATGACCACCGGCGCCACCCTCGAAGCCATCGGCCGGCCCGTCGATCGCGTCGACGGTCCCGCCAAAGTCACCGGCCACGGCCGCTACTCGGCGGAGATCACCCTGCCCAATACCGCGTACGCCGCCCTGGTCGGCGCCCGTACGGCCAGCGGACGGATCACCGGCATCCGCACGGAGGCCGCGGAGCGCGCCGACGGTGTGCTCGCCGTGCTGACCCACCAGAACCTGCCGAAGATCGCCGGCCGCCCCCATCTGCTGCCGTCCCTGGCCGGCCATGCCGCCCCGGGGGAGAGCTTCTTCCCCCTTCAGGACGACCTCGTCCACTACTTCGGCCAGCCCGTTGCCGTGGTGATCGCGGACTCGCTCGAACGTGCCCACTTCGCGGCCCGGCAGCTCCATGTCGACTACGACCGGCGTCCGTCCGTCACCACCCTGGACGAGGGCCGGGACCAGGCCTATGAACCCGAGGCGATCTTCGCCGGGTTCGTTCCCGCACGCACTGTGCGCGGCGATGTCGAGGCCGGTTTCAAGGCCGCGGCCCAACGCCTCGATGCCACTTTCCATTTCGCGGCCAACCACCACAACCCCATCGAGCCGTCGGCCACCACAGCCGTCTGGGACGGCGACCGGCTCACCCTCTACGACGCCACCCAGGGCATCGTGGCGACCCAGAACACCGTGGCCGCACTGCTGGGCATCCCGCCGTCCAAGGTGCGGGTCCGGGCGTCGTTCGTCGGCGGGGGATTCGGCTGCAAGGCCATGATCTGGCCGCATGTCACCCTGGCGGCGCTGGCCGCGCGGGAGGTGGGCCGGCCCGTCAAACTGGCGCTCACCCGGGAGCAGATGTTCACCTCCTGCGGCCACCGCGAGGAGCAGGAACAGCGCATCGAACTCGGGGCGACCGACGACGGCCGGCTCACCGCCCTGCGCCACCACAAACTCTCGCTGACCTCGCCCTTCGACGAATGGGCCGAACCCTCGCTCGGCATGGCGGGACAGGCCTACGCCTGCCCCCACTACGAGGGCGTCTACCGGCTGATCCGCAGCAACACCATGACCCCCACCTTCACCCGCGGACCCGGCGAGACCACGGGCATGTACGCGATGGAATGCGTGATGGACGAGCTCGCCCACCGCATCGGCGTCGACCCGGTGCAGCTGCGGCTGCGCAACCACGCCGAGGCCGACCCGCACACCGGCCACCCCTGGTCGAGCGACGGTGCGCAGGAGTGCTACCGGCGCGGCGCGGCCCGCTTCGACTGGCAGTCGCGCAACCCCGAACCCCGCTCCGAACGGGACGGCAACCGGCTCATCGGCAAAGGCATGGCCACCGCCGGCTATCCCGTGCTCTTCCCCATGCAGCCGCAGCGGGCCCGGGCCCGCCTCTACGCCGACGGCACCGCGGTGGTGCAGGCCGGCACCCAGGAGTTCGGCACCGGAGCGGGCACCGCCATGACCCAGGTCGCCGCTGACGGCCTGGGCATCGCGCTGCGGAACGTCCGGTTCGAGTACGGCGACACCGACCTGCCCAACGTCGCGGCCGCGGTCGGCTCGGCCGGCGCCGGAATGATCAGCGCCGCGGTGTACACGGCCGCCACCACGCTCCGCGACCAGATGATCGAGCAGGCGATCGCCGACCCCGACTCCCCGCTGCACCGAGCGGACCCCGCCACCGTCGTCGTCCGCGAGGGCCGGATGCAGCTCCGGGACCGGCCCGACACCGGCGAGAGCTACCGCGCCCTGATGGAGCGTCACTTCATGACCGACCTGGAGGCACTCGGCAGCTGGAGCCCGCCACCGCAGGATCTCCCGTACGGGCTGGCCACCTTCGGCGCACAGTTCGCCGAGGTCGCCGTCGACCCGGACCTCGGCACGGTCCGGGTGCGCCGTATGGTCGGTGCCTTCGCCCCCGGCCGGGTCCTCAATGCCAAGACGGCCCACAGTCAGGTCGTCGGCGGCATGCTCTGGGGCCTTGGCCAGGCGCTGCTCGAAGGCAGCATGGTCGACCCCCGCGACGGCCGCTGGGCGAACGCGAGCCTCGGCGAGTACCTGGTGCCGGTCAATGCCGACGCCCCCGACGTCGCCGTCGAGTTCGTGGAAGTGCCGGACACCGTCGTCAACCCGCTCGGCGTCAAGGGCCTCGGCGAAGTCGGCATGGTCGGCGCCGCGGCGGCCATCGCCAACGCCGTCTTCCACGCCACCGGATACCGGGCACGGGAACTGCCGATCAGGATCGAGCACCTGCTGTAG
- a CDS encoding (2Fe-2S)-binding protein → MADKGAPIPVTQPALLETRGPGSVKVALDVNGVSRIVHLEPRVSLLDALREQMALTGTKKGCDQGTCGACTVWVDGRRVLSCLTLAISCEGREVTTIEGLAEGDELHPMQRAFLEHDAFQCGYCTPGQIMSAVALLNEGHAGTDGEIAEWMSGNICRCAAYPLIRSAIREVRDRKTGQ, encoded by the coding sequence GTGGCAGACAAAGGCGCGCCGATACCCGTCACCCAGCCCGCCCTTCTGGAGACGCGCGGGCCGGGCAGCGTGAAGGTGGCCCTCGACGTCAATGGCGTCTCCCGGATCGTGCATCTGGAACCACGGGTGAGCCTGCTGGACGCGCTGCGCGAGCAGATGGCCCTCACCGGCACCAAGAAGGGCTGTGACCAGGGAACCTGCGGGGCGTGCACGGTCTGGGTCGACGGGCGCCGGGTGCTGTCCTGTCTGACGCTGGCCATCAGCTGCGAAGGCCGGGAGGTGACCACCATCGAGGGCCTCGCTGAGGGCGATGAGCTGCACCCGATGCAACGCGCCTTCCTCGAACACGACGCCTTCCAGTGCGGCTACTGCACGCCGGGACAGATCATGTCGGCCGTCGCGCTGCTGAACGAAGGACATGCCGGGACCGACGGGGAGATCGCCGAGTGGATGAGCGGCAACATCTGCCGCTGCGCGGCCTATCCCCTCATCCGCTCCGCCATCCGCGAGGTGCGGGACCGGAAGACAGGACAGTGA
- a CDS encoding ornithine cyclodeaminase family protein, whose product MLVLGRSQVEALLEMDALIDALASAMTDLSAGRASAPDRVAVTVPERDAFLAAMPGHVPSAGVLMSKLVSVFPQNGGTPVPTHQALIVAFDPHTGEPTALLDGTAITAARTAAGSALSARLLAREDASVLAVLGTGAQARSHAEAMCRVRPIRQIRVAGRDRTKAAALADELSAALQIPVEAAATWAEALDGADIAAATTHSVEPVIRRSWLTPGVHVTSVGFNPDGREIDDATVAEALVCVESRQAALAPFPAGSNDLLGPLRDGVITEGHVHAELGELLAGNKPGRSSDQQITLYKSVGVAVQDAAAAALVVAAARERSVGAEIGLE is encoded by the coding sequence ATGCTGGTACTGGGGCGTTCGCAGGTCGAGGCGCTGCTCGAAATGGACGCGCTGATCGACGCGCTGGCGTCGGCGATGACGGATCTCAGTGCGGGCCGTGCTTCTGCCCCGGACCGTGTCGCCGTGACGGTACCCGAGCGGGACGCCTTCCTGGCGGCCATGCCCGGCCATGTTCCGTCGGCCGGAGTGCTGATGAGCAAGCTGGTCTCCGTCTTCCCGCAGAACGGCGGGACCCCCGTGCCGACCCACCAGGCGCTGATCGTCGCCTTCGATCCGCACACCGGAGAACCCACGGCGCTGCTGGACGGTACGGCGATCACCGCGGCCCGGACCGCCGCCGGTTCGGCGCTCTCGGCGCGCCTGCTGGCTCGTGAGGACGCCTCGGTGCTGGCCGTTCTGGGCACCGGCGCACAGGCCCGGTCGCACGCCGAGGCGATGTGCCGGGTCCGCCCGATCCGGCAGATCCGGGTGGCCGGCCGCGACCGGACGAAGGCGGCCGCGCTGGCCGACGAACTGTCCGCCGCACTCCAGATCCCCGTCGAGGCGGCGGCCACCTGGGCCGAGGCGCTCGACGGTGCCGACATCGCCGCCGCGACCACCCACTCCGTCGAACCCGTCATCCGCCGTTCCTGGCTGACACCCGGAGTGCATGTGACCTCGGTGGGCTTCAACCCCGACGGCCGGGAGATCGACGATGCCACGGTCGCCGAAGCGCTGGTGTGCGTCGAGTCGCGGCAGGCGGCGCTGGCCCCCTTCCCCGCGGGCAGCAACGATCTGCTGGGCCCGCTCCGCGACGGCGTCATCACCGAAGGGCATGTGCACGCCGAGCTGGGCGAACTCCTCGCCGGAAACAAGCCGGGCCGCTCCTCGGACCAGCAGATCACCCTCTACAAATCCGTCGGGGTGGCGGTGCAGGACGCCGCGGCCGCGGCCCTGGTCGTCGCGGCCGCCCGGGAGCGGTCGGTCGGGGCGGAGATCGGGCTGGAGTGA
- a CDS encoding NADPH-dependent FMN reductase, producing the protein MPTDAHPGPLRVLVLGASMRTGSSNARLAALVARMLTAAGATVDLARMREFDMPLYDGDVEETHGLPDGALALRDRLERCDAFVLSSPEYNASVPGVVKNAIDWVSRVRPQPFKTKHALLVSASPSLVGGNRGLWALRVPLEHLGTRVYPDMFSLASAHQGFTEDGQLADPALQTRLEETVTAFLRLVEADARYVCLQRRWYEFPGDRTGAPVTQRAEG; encoded by the coding sequence ATGCCCACGGACGCACACCCCGGCCCGCTGCGCGTACTCGTGCTCGGCGCCTCGATGCGCACCGGATCGAGCAATGCCCGCCTGGCCGCCCTCGTGGCCCGGATGCTGACCGCGGCCGGCGCCACCGTGGATCTCGCCAGGATGCGGGAATTCGATATGCCGCTGTACGACGGCGATGTGGAGGAGACCCACGGGCTGCCGGACGGCGCACTGGCGCTCCGCGACCGGCTGGAGCGGTGCGACGCCTTTGTGCTCTCCTCGCCCGAGTACAACGCCTCCGTGCCGGGAGTGGTGAAGAACGCGATCGACTGGGTCTCCCGGGTCCGTCCGCAGCCCTTCAAGACCAAGCACGCGCTGCTCGTCTCCGCCTCCCCGTCCCTGGTCGGCGGCAACCGGGGACTGTGGGCGCTACGGGTTCCGCTGGAACATCTCGGTACCCGCGTCTACCCGGACATGTTCAGCCTGGCCTCGGCCCACCAGGGCTTCACCGAGGACGGTCAGCTGGCCGATCCCGCACTGCAAACGCGCCTGGAGGAGACCGTCACCGCCTTCCTCCGGCTCGTCGAGGCCGATGCGCGCTACGTCTGTCTCCAGCGCCGGTGGTACGAGTTCCCGGGGGACCGCACCGGGGCCCCCGTCACCCAGCGGGCGGAGGGCTGA
- a CDS encoding questin oxidase family protein, protein MNDLDGALKYLSNSGPEFGPGVSNHGPMAAEALGQLGHTAAIGAWVSSYRKVLYEDTYGRFQEITHDNWRPALGNMRLLGDWTEFFRRELDGAAWTDVLARWWPRLLPGFAAGGGHGVIRTGHAVRMLKESTGPWRIEELARGLGYWAARYQELPEEPSTPRKRDLAQAWEAVPKLRSDQGMGMIFRIRLETVWLEPDFAPAVDSLRLDDDADRALSRLTRAAAASYLTDDHKTPMAFVHALTTPAAVRLVLPSLPTELHWPSVTAAVRFSAAIRSAYGTGQREHHPEEPAQDYATLAERALATEDPHAIKYVEACRREDRLSPDPTYAIAATDWVRRCETGSF, encoded by the coding sequence GTGAACGACCTGGACGGCGCACTGAAGTACCTCAGCAACTCCGGCCCCGAGTTCGGCCCCGGAGTGAGCAATCACGGCCCCATGGCGGCGGAAGCCCTGGGACAGCTCGGGCACACCGCGGCGATCGGGGCCTGGGTGAGCTCGTACCGGAAGGTGCTCTACGAGGACACCTATGGACGATTCCAAGAGATCACCCACGACAACTGGCGCCCGGCCCTGGGCAATATGCGGCTCCTTGGGGACTGGACCGAATTCTTCCGGCGGGAACTGGACGGCGCCGCCTGGACCGATGTACTCGCCCGCTGGTGGCCCCGGCTGCTGCCGGGCTTCGCCGCGGGGGGCGGCCATGGCGTCATCCGCACCGGGCACGCGGTGCGGATGCTCAAGGAATCCACCGGCCCCTGGCGCATCGAGGAGCTCGCCCGTGGGCTCGGCTACTGGGCCGCCCGCTACCAGGAGCTCCCCGAGGAACCGTCCACCCCGCGCAAACGGGATCTGGCGCAGGCATGGGAGGCGGTCCCCAAGCTGCGCAGCGACCAGGGCATGGGCATGATCTTCCGGATCCGGCTCGAAACGGTCTGGCTCGAACCGGACTTCGCGCCGGCCGTGGATTCCCTGCGCCTCGACGACGACGCCGACCGCGCACTCAGCCGGCTCACCAGGGCCGCCGCCGCAAGCTACCTCACCGACGACCACAAAACCCCGATGGCCTTCGTACACGCCCTCACCACCCCCGCCGCCGTACGCCTCGTGCTCCCGAGCCTGCCCACCGAACTCCACTGGCCCAGCGTCACCGCCGCGGTCCGCTTCTCAGCCGCCATCCGCAGCGCCTACGGCACAGGACAACGCGAGCACCACCCCGAGGAGCCGGCCCAGGACTACGCCACGCTCGCCGAACGCGCCCTGGCAACCGAGGACCCACACGCCATCAAGTACGTGGAGGCCTGCCGCCGGGAGGACCGGCTGAGCCCCGATCCGACATACGCGATCGCCGCGACCGACTGGGTCCGGCGCTGCGAAACCGGATCCTTCTGA
- a CDS encoding AAA family ATPase, whose product MVTVLVNGLPGAGKTTLARALADALTLPLFSKDAVKETLADTLAAVRPHACTPREWSRILGAAAGESLWTLLADARGAAVLESPWPAPLRPVVRAGLRRAGVTAVTEVWCDVPLEVARARFAARAAGRHPVHRESSGAHDGDWDVWAVGAEPLGLGTVHRVDTTRPVDVPALAALLGGTP is encoded by the coding sequence ATGGTCACCGTCCTCGTCAACGGCCTGCCCGGAGCCGGAAAGACGACGCTTGCGCGGGCACTGGCGGACGCCCTGACGCTCCCGCTCTTCAGCAAGGACGCGGTCAAGGAGACCCTGGCGGACACCCTCGCAGCGGTACGTCCCCACGCGTGCACCCCTCGTGAGTGGAGCCGGATCCTGGGCGCCGCAGCGGGCGAGAGCCTGTGGACGCTCCTCGCCGACGCCCGGGGCGCGGCCGTCCTGGAGTCTCCGTGGCCGGCGCCGCTGCGTCCCGTCGTCCGGGCCGGTCTGCGGCGGGCGGGGGTGACGGCGGTGACCGAGGTGTGGTGCGACGTACCGCTGGAGGTGGCCCGTGCCCGCTTCGCCGCAAGGGCCGCCGGCCGGCACCCGGTGCACCGCGAAAGCTCCGGCGCCCACGACGGCGACTGGGACGTATGGGCCGTCGGAGCCGAACCGCTCGGCCTGGGCACGGTCCACCGCGTGGACACCACCCGGCCCGTCGATGTCCCGGCCCTCGCGGCCCTGCTGGGGGGCACTCCCTGA